The Mercenaria mercenaria strain notata chromosome 8, MADL_Memer_1, whole genome shotgun sequence genome has a segment encoding these proteins:
- the LOC123563062 gene encoding uncharacterized protein LOC123563062 isoform X1, with product MKDTNTVYFSPDNELVLLTQHIKRVDATCLRDSDMRVYHIHTSLPQLMQNTPQQPIQQQPIQHQPIQQQPIQQQPIQQQSIQQQQQPIQQQPIQQQSIQQQPIQQQPIQQQPIQQQQQQIVLTSPSSPPVVTIYDNGEEFEGGDEVFYAVPITLPQ from the exons ATGAAGGATACTAATACAGTATATTTCTCACCAGACAACGAACTGGTTCTCCTGACCCAACATATAAAGCGAGTGGATGCGACATGCCTTCGAGATTCTGACATGAGAGTGTATCATATTCACACATCACTGCCTCAACTGATG CAGAATACACCCCAGCAGCCAATACAACAGCAGCCAATACAGCACCAGCCAATACAACAGCAGCCAATACAACAGCAGCCAATACAACAGCAGTCAatacaacagcagcagcagccaATACAACAGCAGCCAATACAGCAACAGTCAATACAGCAGCAGCCAATACAACAGCAGCCAATACAACAGCAGCCAAtacagcagcaacagcagcagatTGTTCTAACGTCACCCTCATCCCCTCCAGTG gTTACAATCTACGACAATGGAGAGGAATTCGAAGGGGGGGATGAAGTGTTTTATGCAGTTCCC ATCACATTACCACAATAG
- the LOC123563062 gene encoding cAMP-dependent protein kinase catalytic subunit-like isoform X4, producing the protein MEEFTALYNSMDKIKYYNQLFCGKNTPQQPIQQQPIQHQPIQQQPIQQQPIQQQSIQQQQQPIQQQPIQQQSIQQQPIQQQPIQQQPIQQQQQQIVLTSPSSPPVVTIYDNGEEFEGGDEVFYAVPITLPQ; encoded by the exons ATGGAGGAATTTACTGCATTGTACAATTCCATGGACAAAATCAAATATTACAATCAACTCTTTTGTGGAAAG AATACACCCCAGCAGCCAATACAACAGCAGCCAATACAGCACCAGCCAATACAACAGCAGCCAATACAACAGCAGCCAATACAACAGCAGTCAatacaacagcagcagcagccaATACAACAGCAGCCAATACAGCAACAGTCAATACAGCAGCAGCCAATACAACAGCAGCCAATACAACAGCAGCCAAtacagcagcaacagcagcagatTGTTCTAACGTCACCCTCATCCCCTCCAGTG gTTACAATCTACGACAATGGAGAGGAATTCGAAGGGGGGGATGAAGTGTTTTATGCAGTTCCC ATCACATTACCACAATAG
- the LOC123563062 gene encoding integrator complex subunit 3 homolog isoform X2 — MKDTNTVYFSPDNELVLLTQHIKRVDATCLRDSDMRVYHIHTSLPQLMNTPQQPIQQQPIQHQPIQQQPIQQQPIQQQSIQQQQQPIQQQPIQQQSIQQQPIQQQPIQQQPIQQQQQQIVLTSPSSPPVVTIYDNGEEFEGGDEVFYAVPITLPQ, encoded by the exons ATGAAGGATACTAATACAGTATATTTCTCACCAGACAACGAACTGGTTCTCCTGACCCAACATATAAAGCGAGTGGATGCGACATGCCTTCGAGATTCTGACATGAGAGTGTATCATATTCACACATCACTGCCTCAACTGATG AATACACCCCAGCAGCCAATACAACAGCAGCCAATACAGCACCAGCCAATACAACAGCAGCCAATACAACAGCAGCCAATACAACAGCAGTCAatacaacagcagcagcagccaATACAACAGCAGCCAATACAGCAACAGTCAATACAGCAGCAGCCAATACAACAGCAGCCAATACAACAGCAGCCAAtacagcagcaacagcagcagatTGTTCTAACGTCACCCTCATCCCCTCCAGTG gTTACAATCTACGACAATGGAGAGGAATTCGAAGGGGGGGATGAAGTGTTTTATGCAGTTCCC ATCACATTACCACAATAG
- the LOC128559090 gene encoding uncharacterized protein LOC128559090 — protein sequence MKPYIEFNTSMRQKAKTTFEKNFYKLLNNSVFGKTMENLRKHRSVELVHTETRLKKVSAKPTYKTHRIFSEDLVGVELNRMKVMLNKPIYIGMTVLDLSKRTMYDFYYNHLKKLYGDKVQLQLSDTDSFLFHCETKDLFQDMYNHSHLFDTSDFPKDHFLQSNTNKKVMGKMKSETNEKCISEYCGLRSKMYAFSCDGQEDKRAKGIAKVVVKKDLRFQNYKDVLFNHSQLVSQMSSIRSHNHEIYVEKINKIGLCCFDDKRYLLDDGITSLAYGHYKIKINS from the exons ATGAAACCATATATTGAGTTCAACACCAGCATGAGACAAAAGGCGAAAACAACATTTGAAAAGAATTTCTACAAACTCCTTAATAACTCTGTCTTCG GAAAGACCATGGAGAATCTAAGAAAGCATCGTTCTGTGGAGTTGGTACATACAGAGACGCGCTTAAAAAAAGTTTCAGCTAAACCGACATATAAAACACATAGGATTTTCTCTGAAGATCTCGTTGGAGTGGAACTTAACAGAATGAAAGTAATGCTAAACAAACCTATTTACATTGGTATGACAGTACTGGATTTATCGAAAAGAACTATGTATGACTTTTATTACAATCATTTAAAGAAACTGTATGGTGATAAAGTGCAGTTACAGCTATCAGATACTGACTCATTTCTGTTCCATTGTGAAACTAAAGATTTATTTCAAGACATGTATAATCATTCACACTTGTTTGATACATCTGACTTTCCAAAAGATCACTTTCTGCAATCCAACACGAATAAAAAGGTCATGggaaaaatgaaaagtgaaactaatgaaaaatgtatttctgaataCTGTGGTCTAAGATCAAAAATGTATGCCTTTAGCTGTGATGGTCAAGAAGACAAACGAGCAAAAGGCATTGCTAAAGTGGTTGTAAAAAAAGATTTACGATTTCAAAATTACAAAGACGTACTGTTCAATCATTCTCAATTAGTTTCACAAATGAGTTCTATTCGAAGTCATAACCATGAAATATATGtggaaaaaattaacaaaataggACTTTGCTGCTTCGATGACAAGCGTTATCTGTTAGATGATGGTATTACATCACTAGCCTATggacattacaaaataaaaataaatagttaa
- the LOC123563062 gene encoding PH domain-containing protein DDB_G0275795-like isoform X3, with protein MEEFTALYNSMDKIKYYNQLFCGKQNTPQQPIQQQPIQHQPIQQQPIQQQPIQQQSIQQQQQPIQQQPIQQQSIQQQPIQQQPIQQQPIQQQQQQIVLTSPSSPPVVTIYDNGEEFEGGDEVFYAVPITLPQ; from the exons ATGGAGGAATTTACTGCATTGTACAATTCCATGGACAAAATCAAATATTACAATCAACTCTTTTGTGGAAAG CAGAATACACCCCAGCAGCCAATACAACAGCAGCCAATACAGCACCAGCCAATACAACAGCAGCCAATACAACAGCAGCCAATACAACAGCAGTCAatacaacagcagcagcagccaATACAACAGCAGCCAATACAGCAACAGTCAATACAGCAGCAGCCAATACAACAGCAGCCAATACAACAGCAGCCAAtacagcagcaacagcagcagatTGTTCTAACGTCACCCTCATCCCCTCCAGTG gTTACAATCTACGACAATGGAGAGGAATTCGAAGGGGGGGATGAAGTGTTTTATGCAGTTCCC ATCACATTACCACAATAG